One genomic region from SAR92 clade bacterium H455 encodes:
- the tolQ gene encoding protein TolQ: MSIWHLISNASVLVQIVMGILFVASIMSWVMIVQRGIFLNAAQRGFRQFEDAFWSGVDLNKLYGELTQEAKEHGGRDGVENVFRAGFREFNRLAQTDKSDPDAIMEGADRAMRVALSREDEKLNISLPFLASVASVSPYIGLFGTVWGIMNSFRGLAMVQQATLATVAPGISEALIATAMGLFAAIPALIAYNRYAAIVETMNSSYETFAEEFSSILHRQIRAN, from the coding sequence ATGTCCATTTGGCACCTCATCTCTAACGCCAGCGTACTAGTGCAAATTGTGATGGGGATTTTGTTTGTCGCCTCAATTATGTCGTGGGTGATGATTGTGCAGCGGGGGATTTTTCTCAACGCCGCCCAGCGTGGATTCCGTCAGTTTGAAGATGCCTTCTGGTCTGGCGTAGATCTCAACAAACTTTATGGCGAGCTCACTCAGGAAGCCAAAGAGCACGGCGGTCGCGACGGTGTAGAAAATGTTTTTCGTGCCGGCTTTCGTGAGTTTAACCGCCTAGCCCAAACCGACAAATCCGATCCCGACGCGATCATGGAAGGCGCTGATCGCGCCATGCGCGTGGCTCTATCCAGGGAAGATGAAAAGCTCAATATCAGCCTGCCATTTCTCGCCAGTGTCGCCTCAGTAAGTCCTTATATAGGTCTATTTGGCACAGTCTGGGGAATTATGAACTCTTTCCGTGGCCTTGCCATGGTGCAACAGGCAACCCTGGCTACAGTGGCCCCCGGAATATCTGAAGCACTGATCGCCACCGCCATGGGCCTGTTTGCCGCGATTCCCGCACTCATAGCCTACAACCGCTATGCCGCCATAGTGGAGACCATGAACAGCAGCTACGAAACCTTCGCCGAGGAGTTTTCGAGTATTTTGCACCGCCAGATTCGCGCCAACTAA
- the tolR gene encoding protein TolR, translated as MKTKRTKRKLVAEINVVPYIDVTLVLLVVFMITAPLLMQGVKVDLPEANSAPMDAKDQEPFIVSIKADGSYWIDVKGENQVQSLEVIKGRVAKILRQTPKTPVLVWGDSKVDYGVVVNLMSELQAAGAPSVGLVTEPPAN; from the coding sequence GTGAAGACAAAACGAACAAAACGAAAACTGGTTGCCGAGATAAACGTCGTACCCTACATAGACGTGACGCTGGTATTGCTGGTGGTATTTATGATCACTGCGCCGCTGCTGATGCAGGGTGTCAAGGTGGACCTGCCCGAGGCCAATTCAGCGCCTATGGATGCCAAGGACCAAGAACCCTTTATTGTTTCGATTAAAGCTGATGGTAGTTACTGGATCGATGTCAAAGGCGAGAACCAGGTTCAGAGTCTCGAGGTGATCAAAGGCCGAGTTGCAAAAATTCTTCGTCAGACGCCGAAAACTCCAGTATTGGTATGGGGTGACAGCAAGGTCGATTATGGCGTAGTGGTTAATTTGATGAGCGAGCTACAGGCCGCCGGAGCCCCCTCTGTTGGTTTGGTCACGGAGCCACCAGCAAATTAA
- the ruvB gene encoding Holliday junction branch migration DNA helicase RuvB, protein MIEPDRIISPEMSVAEERFDRALRPVSLIDYVGQPVVVEQLGIFIEAARKRSEPLDHTLVFGPPGLGKTTLAHIIANEMQVALKTTSGPVLEKAGDLAALLTNLEPGDVLFIDEIHRLSPVVEEILYPAMEDYQLDIVIGEGPAARSIKLDLPPFTLVGATTRAGLLTAPLRDRFGIVQRLEFYSEADLTSIVVRAGAILNVSIDAKGAGEIARRSRGTPRIANRLLRRVRDYAEVKGDGSVSAEIADAALNMLAVDQRGFDHQDRRLLLTLMEKFEGGPVGVDSLAAAMSEERGTIEDVLEPYLIQQGYLMRTSRGRMATRMAYEYFGLQTPRKMESLQPLESSQPLESPQPVDQSPDQGARDA, encoded by the coding sequence ATGATAGAGCCCGACCGCATAATATCCCCCGAGATGTCTGTTGCCGAAGAGCGTTTTGATCGCGCACTGCGTCCGGTAAGCCTAATAGATTATGTCGGTCAGCCAGTTGTGGTTGAACAGCTGGGCATCTTTATCGAAGCCGCGCGCAAGCGCAGCGAACCCTTAGATCACACTCTGGTGTTTGGTCCTCCCGGGCTGGGTAAAACCACTCTCGCCCATATTATCGCCAATGAGATGCAGGTGGCGCTTAAAACCACCTCCGGTCCAGTGCTTGAAAAAGCCGGCGATCTCGCTGCACTGTTGACCAATCTCGAACCTGGCGATGTGCTGTTTATCGATGAGATACACCGCCTCAGTCCAGTGGTGGAAGAGATTCTCTATCCGGCCATGGAAGATTACCAGCTGGATATAGTCATCGGCGAAGGCCCAGCTGCACGTTCAATCAAGCTGGATCTGCCGCCTTTTACATTGGTAGGGGCGACCACCAGAGCCGGTCTTCTTACGGCACCATTGCGAGATCGCTTTGGCATTGTTCAGCGTTTGGAATTTTATTCAGAAGCCGACCTCACTAGCATTGTTGTTCGTGCCGGCGCGATTTTAAATGTCTCAATAGATGCCAAGGGCGCCGGTGAAATTGCCCGTCGTTCTCGGGGTACACCGCGAATTGCCAATCGCCTATTACGCCGTGTTCGTGATTATGCCGAAGTCAAAGGTGATGGCTCGGTTAGCGCAGAAATTGCTGATGCGGCATTGAATATGCTGGCCGTAGATCAACGAGGCTTTGATCATCAGGATCGGCGCTTGCTGCTTACCTTGATGGAAAAATTTGAAGGGGGCCCGGTGGGGGTCGACAGTCTCGCCGCAGCAATGAGCGAGGAGCGGGGCACCATCGAAGATGTATTGGAACCCTATCTAATTCAGCAGGGCTATCTCATGCGTACCTCTCGTGGTCGCATGGCAACACGCATGGCCTACGAGTATTTTGGTTTGCAGACGCCGCGGAAGATGGAGAGTCTGCAACCATTAGAGAGCTCTCAGCCGTTGGAAAGCCCTCAGCCAGTGGACCAAAGCCCTGATCAGGGCGCGCGCGATGCCTGA
- a CDS encoding phosphopantetheine-binding protein — protein sequence MNGASERVYDIADEVMPHEAEVAMGNTIYETVYELFKKQVAEQAPKKISLLNAETPFDDVGMDSLEKLSVAMDLEDHFDLFIPDEDVAIFTNIQDVVNYLELAIAKKAMHPVVGNLPGEAQSDQDLSDNVLSDEVLSDKSQADRIGSADSEK from the coding sequence ATGAATGGAGCAAGTGAGAGGGTATATGACATTGCTGATGAAGTAATGCCGCATGAGGCTGAGGTGGCTATGGGAAACACAATTTATGAAACGGTGTACGAGCTTTTTAAAAAGCAGGTAGCCGAGCAGGCACCGAAAAAAATCAGCCTGCTAAACGCCGAGACGCCATTTGATGATGTTGGCATGGACTCTTTGGAGAAGCTGTCGGTAGCAATGGATTTAGAAGATCACTTTGATCTGTTTATTCCAGATGAAGATGTTGCGATATTTACCAATATCCAGGACGTAGTGAATTATTTGGAACTGGCGATCGCCAAAAAGGCGATGCATCCGGTGGTTGGGAATCTGCCCGGTGAAGCGCAATCTGATCAGGATCTGTCTGATAACGTGCTTTCTGATGAGGTGCTCTCGGATAAAAGTCAGGCTGATAGGATTGGTAGCGCTGACAGCGAAAAATAA
- the ruvA gene encoding Holliday junction branch migration protein RuvA, translating into MIGRLQGRVIEKQAPDLLIDVQGVGYEVLVSLNTFFGVPAAGEAVTLHTHFVVREDVQQLYGFGTQSERQLFRHLIKVNGVGPKMALAILSGMSANDFAICVHNNDIATLVKLPGVGKKTAERLLIEMRDKIGDVDATAGGSAAGSNAAKADISQEAESALIALGYKPTDAAKIISRVANESVSDAGELIRLALKSMGS; encoded by the coding sequence ATGATTGGACGACTTCAGGGTAGGGTAATCGAAAAGCAGGCGCCGGATCTATTGATCGATGTGCAGGGTGTGGGCTATGAAGTGTTGGTGTCGCTGAACACCTTCTTTGGTGTTCCTGCGGCTGGCGAAGCAGTCACTCTGCACACTCATTTTGTGGTGCGTGAGGATGTGCAGCAGCTCTATGGTTTTGGCACCCAGTCTGAGCGTCAACTATTCCGCCATCTGATTAAGGTCAATGGGGTGGGTCCGAAAATGGCTCTGGCCATTCTGTCCGGTATGTCGGCAAATGACTTTGCCATCTGTGTGCACAATAATGATATCGCCACTCTGGTGAAGCTGCCCGGTGTGGGCAAAAAGACCGCCGAGCGCCTGCTTATCGAAATGCGTGACAAGATCGGCGACGTGGATGCTACCGCTGGCGGTTCTGCAGCTGGTTCTAATGCGGCCAAGGCAGACATTTCTCAGGAAGCTGAGAGTGCCTTGATCGCCTTGGGTTATAAACCCACGGATGCGGCGAAAATTATCAGTCGCGTGGCCAATGAATCGGTCAGCGATGCCGGTGAGTTGATTCGTTTGGCGCTCAAAAGTATGGGTTCGTAG
- the ruvC gene encoding crossover junction endodeoxyribonuclease RuvC, which yields MTRIIGIDPGSRRTGYGIIDAVAGKMTYVTSGIIRLPEGSLPERLKIIFNGVSQLVEQYGPEEMGIEEVFLSHNASSALKLGQARGAAIVGGVNAGLSVGEYSARSIKLAVVGTGAADKSQVQMMIVQLLKLSSAPAEDAADALAVALCHAQTSRALVATGAKGYARGRLK from the coding sequence ATGACGCGAATAATTGGCATAGACCCAGGATCACGACGCACCGGCTACGGTATTATCGACGCCGTGGCGGGTAAGATGACCTATGTCACCAGTGGCATTATTCGCCTACCCGAAGGTTCACTTCCCGAGCGCTTAAAGATTATCTTTAACGGTGTCAGCCAGCTGGTTGAGCAATATGGGCCAGAGGAAATGGGCATCGAAGAAGTATTTTTATCCCACAATGCCAGTTCCGCGCTAAAACTGGGTCAGGCTCGTGGTGCGGCAATTGTAGGTGGGGTTAATGCCGGACTCTCTGTGGGGGAGTACTCTGCCCGGAGTATTAAATTGGCCGTGGTCGGAACCGGTGCTGCGGATAAATCCCAGGTGCAGATGATGATTGTGCAGCTGTTAAAACTCTCTAGCGCGCCGGCGGAAGATGCAGCCGACGCCTTGGCCGTTGCCCTCTGTCACGCTCAGACCTCCAGGGCGCTGGTGGCAACAGGGGCCAAAGGCTATGCCCGCGGGCGACTCAAATAA
- the queE gene encoding 7-carboxy-7-deazaguanine synthase QueE, whose product MPETELRITEIFHSLQGETSTVGLPTVFVRLTGCPLRCGYCDTAYAFEGGSKWTLSTILSTVADYGAKYVTVTGGEPLAQPQCIELLERLCDLGYRVSLETSGALPIDDVDPRVFKIVDLKTPGSGEVSKNLYGNIEYLLPHDEVKFVICDRQDYDWSCMKIDELGLRGRVAEILFSPSQGVLPPAELAKWMLHDKLNLRMQIQTHKYIFGDQPGH is encoded by the coding sequence ATGCCCGAAACCGAACTTCGTATAACCGAAATATTCCATTCACTGCAGGGTGAGACCAGCACCGTGGGCCTGCCCACCGTCTTTGTGCGACTCACCGGCTGTCCACTGCGCTGTGGCTACTGCGACACCGCATACGCCTTCGAAGGCGGCAGCAAATGGACCCTCAGCACCATTCTCAGCACCGTAGCCGACTATGGCGCCAAATATGTCACCGTTACCGGTGGCGAGCCCTTAGCCCAGCCTCAGTGCATAGAGCTGTTGGAAAGACTCTGCGATCTGGGTTATCGCGTATCCCTAGAAACCAGCGGCGCACTGCCAATAGATGACGTAGATCCACGGGTATTTAAAATTGTCGATCTAAAAACACCGGGCTCGGGGGAAGTATCTAAAAACCTCTACGGCAATATCGAATATCTTTTGCCCCATGACGAAGTTAAGTTTGTTATCTGTGATCGCCAGGATTATGACTGGAGCTGCATGAAAATCGACGAGCTAGGCCTACGGGGCAGAGTAGCTGAAATACTCTTCTCACCCAGCCAAGGGGTCTTGCCACCGGCGGAACTGGCCAAATGGATGCTCCATGACAAGCTCAATCTGCGCATGCAGATTCAGACCCATAAATATATTTTTGGCGACCAACCCGGCCACTAG
- a CDS encoding cell envelope integrity protein TolA, with product MGSFFSYSVAVLISLALHLGLVAVLFVGWQPETARVMIQPQYIEAKLVELAPKKVAQAKAKPKKSKADIARQKREAKKRKDKLAAQKKAQDKKREQERIAALSEKKRLEALRLAEEQRLRDEQEAAEEAERKRIETEFAEALAAEQAEINAQEDERVANSYRQLIQQRLSENWSRPPSARLGMETLIRIRLVPTGRIVGVTILTSSGDTAFDRSVEQAALKVEQFVELQGMKPDLFERKFRQVDVAFSPEDLRL from the coding sequence ATGGGCAGTTTTTTCAGTTACTCAGTCGCCGTTCTGATCAGTCTCGCACTGCACCTGGGGTTGGTTGCGGTACTCTTTGTCGGCTGGCAGCCTGAAACTGCCAGAGTAATGATTCAGCCTCAGTATATTGAAGCGAAGCTAGTGGAATTGGCGCCGAAGAAAGTCGCTCAAGCAAAGGCCAAGCCGAAGAAATCGAAGGCGGATATTGCCAGGCAGAAGCGCGAGGCGAAGAAACGCAAAGATAAGCTCGCAGCGCAGAAAAAAGCCCAAGATAAAAAGCGTGAGCAAGAACGTATTGCAGCGCTCAGTGAAAAAAAACGTCTAGAGGCTTTGCGCCTGGCTGAAGAGCAGCGTCTCAGAGATGAGCAAGAAGCTGCCGAAGAAGCCGAGCGCAAACGTATAGAGACAGAGTTTGCCGAGGCTTTAGCAGCAGAGCAGGCCGAGATTAATGCTCAGGAAGATGAGCGCGTCGCCAACAGTTATCGCCAGCTTATTCAGCAGCGCCTGTCGGAGAACTGGAGCCGTCCCCCCAGCGCACGACTGGGTATGGAGACATTGATCCGCATCCGTCTGGTGCCCACTGGGCGGATAGTAGGAGTGACCATACTTACATCCAGCGGTGACACAGCCTTTGATCGCTCGGTGGAGCAGGCAGCATTAAAAGTAGAACAGTTTGTTGAATTGCAGGGCATGAAGCCGGATCTATTTGAACGCAAATTTCGCCAGGTGGATGTCGCATTTAGTCCCGAAGATCTCAGATTATAA
- the queC gene encoding 7-cyano-7-deazaguanine synthase QueC: MSKKAVILVSGGLDSTTVVAMAKSQGYDCYTLSFDYGQRHRSELVAAQKISELMTVHAHKVVKLDLGSIGGSALTDSSIKIPESETTGIPVTYVPARNTVFLSIALGWAEVLGANDIFLGVNAVDYSGYPDCRPEFIKAFETMANLATKAAVEGQKLTIHAPLISMTKGQIVQSGMALGVDYSTTVSCYQADLEGQACGKCESCRLRRQGFEQAGINDPTRYQKNA; this comes from the coding sequence ATGTCAAAGAAAGCTGTAATTCTCGTATCCGGCGGACTTGATTCCACCACTGTAGTCGCAATGGCCAAAAGCCAAGGCTACGACTGCTACACCCTCAGTTTCGATTATGGCCAGCGTCATCGCTCAGAACTGGTTGCCGCTCAAAAAATCTCTGAGTTAATGACAGTTCACGCTCACAAAGTAGTGAAACTGGATCTCGGTAGTATTGGCGGCTCAGCCCTAACCGACAGCAGTATCAAAATACCCGAATCCGAAACCACAGGTATACCTGTTACCTATGTACCAGCGCGCAACACAGTATTTCTCTCCATCGCCCTAGGCTGGGCCGAAGTGCTCGGCGCCAACGATATCTTCCTCGGCGTTAACGCCGTTGACTACTCTGGCTACCCAGACTGTCGCCCCGAGTTTATAAAAGCCTTTGAAACCATGGCCAACCTAGCCACCAAGGCCGCGGTTGAAGGGCAGAAGCTAACTATTCACGCCCCGCTTATATCTATGACCAAGGGGCAAATCGTACAGTCTGGAATGGCTCTAGGGGTTGATTACAGCACCACAGTTTCCTGTTATCAGGCCGATTTAGAAGGCCAAGCCTGCGGCAAATGTGAAAGCTGCCGACTGCGCCGACAAGGCTTCGAGCAGGCTGGGATAAATGACCCCACCAGATATCAAAAAAACGCTTGA
- the tolB gene encoding Tol-Pal system beta propeller repeat protein TolB — protein MTVRIAKSLIVRRLLVALLLAVASSSYSELVIRVTQGNDQPTKIAIAPIAMAATQSSEDISAIVEADLARSGLFAPMGRRDMLAFPSSASEVYYRDWRLLGAEYLVAGNMRAIAEGRYQIEFSLLNVSGQKTVFTHKVSGSINQMRDLAHLISDKVYEEITGIRGAFSTRLAYVTATRSNDVYTYRLNVADADGAREKLVLESGEPIMSPAWSANGKELAYVSFETGRPAIFRQNLVSAQREQLTNFTGLNGAPSWSPDGTQMALVLSKDGNPELYLLDLQSKKFSRLTRHFAIDTEPTWMPDGKHLLFTSDRGGTPQIYKLNIASKATERLTFRGNYNARPSLAPDGRTMAMVHRQRDTFHIASFDLKTGRMIELTETRLDESPTVAPNGAMLMYATKQGDRGVLAAVSLDAGVRYVLPSSRGDVREPAWSPFLR, from the coding sequence ATGACAGTTAGAATAGCCAAATCGTTAATCGTTCGCAGGTTGCTGGTCGCACTGCTGTTAGCGGTTGCCTCTTCAAGCTACAGTGAACTGGTTATCCGAGTGACCCAAGGCAATGACCAGCCGACCAAAATTGCCATAGCGCCCATCGCCATGGCTGCTACCCAGTCCTCTGAGGATATCAGCGCTATTGTCGAAGCCGACCTGGCCCGCAGCGGTCTGTTCGCCCCCATGGGACGCCGCGATATGCTCGCCTTTCCGAGTTCGGCTTCCGAGGTCTACTACCGCGACTGGCGTCTTTTAGGCGCTGAGTACCTGGTTGCTGGAAATATGCGCGCCATAGCCGAAGGTCGCTACCAAATAGAATTTAGCCTGTTAAATGTCAGCGGCCAAAAAACAGTATTTACCCACAAGGTTAGCGGCTCCATCAACCAGATGCGCGATCTAGCGCACCTGATCAGTGACAAAGTCTATGAAGAAATTACCGGCATCCGCGGTGCCTTTTCCACGCGACTAGCTTATGTTACCGCCACACGCAGCAATGACGTGTACACCTACAGATTAAATGTTGCCGATGCCGACGGCGCCCGGGAGAAGCTAGTCTTGGAGTCCGGCGAACCGATTATGTCTCCAGCCTGGTCCGCCAATGGCAAAGAGCTCGCCTATGTGTCTTTTGAAACCGGTCGCCCGGCGATCTTTCGTCAGAACCTCGTCAGTGCTCAACGGGAGCAGTTAACTAATTTCACTGGTCTTAACGGTGCACCCTCATGGTCTCCCGATGGCACCCAGATGGCTCTAGTGCTGTCCAAAGACGGCAACCCAGAGCTCTATCTGCTGGATCTACAGAGCAAGAAATTTTCCCGTCTAACCCGGCACTTTGCTATTGATACAGAACCCACCTGGATGCCCGATGGCAAACATCTATTGTTCACCTCAGATCGTGGCGGCACCCCACAGATATATAAATTAAACATTGCCAGCAAGGCCACTGAGCGCCTAACATTTCGCGGCAATTACAACGCTCGTCCAAGTCTGGCACCAGACGGCCGCACTATGGCTATGGTGCATCGTCAGCGAGACACTTTTCATATAGCCTCGTTCGATCTTAAGACAGGCAGAATGATTGAACTGACCGAAACCAGACTAGATGAATCTCCGACGGTTGCGCCCAATGGGGCTATGCTAATGTATGCCACTAAACAGGGTGACCGCGGGGTTCTAGCTGCTGTATCATTGGACGCCGGAGTGCGCTATGTATTGCCGTCCAGTCGCGGAGACGTTAGAGAGCCAGCATGGTCGCCATTTTTGCGCTAA
- the ybgC gene encoding tol-pal system-associated acyl-CoA thioesterase: protein MPDSLAQFRLPIRVYVEDTDAGGIVFYANYLKYMERARTELMRSLGFDKPALFDDMQFVVSQVSLKYHSPALLDDQISVTAVLSKASRVTFEMTQQVFRGDELLVEGWVKVACINSTSKRPQGMPKPMFNALTENFKQQS, encoded by the coding sequence ATGCCTGATTCACTGGCACAATTTCGTCTGCCCATCCGCGTCTACGTTGAAGACACCGATGCCGGCGGCATAGTCTTCTATGCCAACTATCTAAAATATATGGAACGGGCGCGCACCGAACTGATGCGCAGTCTAGGCTTTGATAAACCGGCGCTATTTGATGATATGCAGTTTGTGGTTAGCCAGGTGTCCCTGAAATACCATAGCCCAGCGCTACTCGATGACCAGATAAGCGTTACCGCAGTATTAAGCAAAGCCAGTCGCGTCACCTTTGAAATGACTCAGCAAGTTTTTCGCGGCGATGAACTGTTGGTCGAGGGGTGGGTCAAAGTGGCTTGCATTAATTCCACCAGCAAGCGGCCTCAGGGTATGCCCAAACCTATGTTTAATGCTTTAACTGAAAATTTTAAGCAACAATCTTAA
- a CDS encoding tetratricopeptide repeat protein, with amino-acid sequence MTYSGRFSIGYKQDYSLLAMKSSIASVIVLATSLLLPVLASNAVAQTAPVVDLTYGVSKSSAQPVVQPADGRYNQSQMIQNEVRELRGLVEQLSYELQRVKQRQMDDYLDLDRRLSALLSGATPDEFAVDADNQTPAVVAGSPDEVIQEQPLDQALDTEPQPPSIAPLINNEEIAQNYAQASNLLLKERDINAAALAFKQHVIDYPTSPYTANAYYWLGEIYLLQGQDEMARQAFTLVVEQHQNHGKAMDATFKLGKIYHQLGETDRALDLLEKASRGTGGAASKAQSYLKNNF; translated from the coding sequence GTGACATACTCTGGCCGTTTCTCTATTGGTTATAAACAGGATTATTCTCTACTCGCCATGAAATCTTCTATTGCATCGGTCATTGTTCTTGCCACCTCTCTGCTATTGCCAGTCTTAGCCAGCAATGCGGTAGCCCAGACCGCACCCGTAGTGGATCTGACCTACGGCGTCTCAAAATCATCGGCTCAGCCAGTAGTTCAGCCAGCTGATGGACGCTACAACCAGTCACAGATGATACAAAATGAAGTGCGCGAACTGCGCGGCTTGGTAGAGCAGCTCAGCTATGAGTTACAGCGCGTTAAGCAACGACAGATGGACGATTACCTAGATCTAGATCGACGGCTCAGTGCACTGCTATCTGGCGCCACGCCGGATGAGTTTGCGGTCGATGCCGATAACCAGACGCCAGCAGTGGTAGCCGGATCGCCTGATGAGGTTATTCAAGAGCAGCCTTTAGATCAGGCTCTTGATACAGAGCCCCAGCCTCCATCAATTGCACCGCTCATCAACAATGAAGAGATCGCACAAAACTATGCGCAGGCATCCAACCTGCTGCTCAAAGAACGTGATATCAACGCTGCGGCCCTGGCTTTTAAACAGCATGTTATTGACTATCCAACGAGCCCGTACACAGCCAACGCCTATTATTGGCTCGGAGAGATCTACTTACTTCAAGGACAGGATGAAATGGCTCGCCAGGCCTTCACTCTAGTAGTTGAGCAACACCAAAATCATGGCAAGGCGATGGATGCGACCTTTAAACTCGGCAAAATATACCACCAGCTGGGAGAGACAGATCGTGCCCTTGACCTACTGGAGAAAGCCTCGAGAGGTACGGGTGGTGCTGCCAGTAAAGCTCAGAGTTATCTAAAAAATAATTTTTAA
- a CDS encoding OmpA family protein — MKTSFIKSGLSTLLLAAVLTGCSSNPVVEEQQTSTDIEDTSVQTGQVDTSAIDDATVEVMTADTVFYFDFDKALLKPESRAALLEHSASLQNSPRNVRLEGHADERGTREYNMALGERRANAVKEFLVLQGVSPGLIEVISYGEERAAAYGSNDDAWGLNRRVELK; from the coding sequence ATGAAAACATCTTTTATCAAATCGGGCCTTAGTACGCTGCTTCTAGCTGCAGTTTTGACCGGTTGTAGTAGCAATCCAGTAGTAGAAGAGCAGCAGACTTCAACGGACATTGAAGATACATCCGTACAAACTGGCCAGGTTGATACCTCGGCAATTGACGACGCCACCGTTGAAGTGATGACCGCCGACACGGTATTCTATTTTGACTTCGACAAAGCCTTGCTCAAGCCTGAGTCTCGCGCAGCGCTGCTCGAGCACTCTGCATCACTGCAGAACAGCCCACGCAATGTGCGTCTCGAAGGTCATGCCGATGAGCGCGGCACTCGCGAGTACAATATGGCACTGGGCGAGCGACGCGCCAATGCAGTTAAGGAATTCCTCGTTCTGCAAGGTGTTTCTCCTGGTTTGATCGAAGTTATCAGCTACGGCGAAGAGCGCGCAGCGGCCTATGGCAGCAACGATGATGCCTGGGGCCTCAACCGTCGAGTTGAACTGAAGTAA